A part of Carassius carassius chromosome 4, fCarCar2.1, whole genome shotgun sequence genomic DNA contains:
- the sat2b gene encoding diamine acetyltransferase 2b, whose product MRFNICAAKPEDCKDIARMIMELAVYEKMPDQVKISYKELERDGFGPNPFYQCLVAEVPEEHKSKDGHIKVGYALFFYTYSTWKGRTVYMEDLYVMPEYRGKGMGKALMATVAKVAKEQHCVRLQFSVLDWNKPSLDFYLSKGAEDLTAKEGWHFLRFHGIALDNLAQEAP is encoded by the exons ATGAGGTTTAATATTTGTGCAGCCAAACCTGAAGACTGTAAAGATATAGCGCGCATGATTATG GAATTGGCCGTTTATGAAAAGATGCCTGACCAAGTGAAGATATCCTATAAAG AGTTGGAGAGGGATGGATTTGGCCCCAATCCTTTTTACCAGTGTCTTGTAGCGGAGGTACCCGAGGAGCACAAGTCTAAAGATG GACATATCAAGGTTGGCTATGCTCTCTTCTTCTATACATACAGCACTTGGAAAGGGAGGACTGTGTATATGGAAGATCTGTATGTGATGCCAGAGTACAGAG GTAAAGGCATGGGAAAGGCTTTAATGGCAACTGTTGCCAAA GTGGCTAAAGAGCAGCATTGTGTGCGTTTACAGTTCTCTGTATTAGACTGGAACAAGCCCTCCCTAGACTTTTATTTGTCTAAAGGTGCAGAGGACCTCACAGCTAAAGAGGGATGGCATTTTCTCCGCTTTCATGGAATAGCTCTGGATAATCTAGCACAGGAAGCACCTTAA
- the LOC132133226 gene encoding transmembrane protein 272-like, translating to MENRRLLQNIRKPPKLSTPVLIISKLIMTALPIAQVSIGAIYLHECQKEPYIPIYLLVSGVFALVLGLLSCLPCTQEPEDGTQSLLSSLCTAWNSLVSLFLFCWFIAGNFWIYSIYQPDYNPGINYCNKTLYLFAFWTTTLVYILLGITFLGGCCMFLCLCLCGRSGNVDDV from the exons ATGGAGAACAGACGTTTATTGCAGAATATTCGCAAACCACCCAAACTCAGCACACCTGTTCTAA TAATCTCCAAACTCATCATGACTGCTCTGCCAATTGCACAAGTATCAATTG GTGCAATATATCTGCATGAATGTCAAAAGGAGCCCTATATCCCCATTTATCTGCTTGTGTCAGGTGTGTTTGCGCTGGTGCTAGGTCTGCTCTCCTGCCTGCCTTGCACCCAAGAGCCAGAAGATGGCACTCAATCTCTTCTGAGCAGTCTCTGCACTGCCTGGAATTCACTGGTGTCACTCTTCCTCTTCTGCTGGTTCATCGCTG GTAATTTTTGGATCTACTCTATTTACCAGCCTGATTACAACCCTGGGATAAATTATTGCAATAAGACATTGTACCTTTTTGCTTTCTGGACCACCACATTGGTCTATATATTACTGGGCATCACCTTCCTAGGGGGTTGCTGTATGTTCttatgcttgtgtttgtgtggaaGGAGTGGAAATGTGGATGATGTATAA